One genomic region from Accipiter gentilis chromosome Z, bAccGen1.1, whole genome shotgun sequence encodes:
- the LOC126036576 gene encoding avidin-like — MVQVTPLLLILGMVLVAPGYSAKKCVLTGRWMNELGSNMTIMPVNGKGEFWGFYHTAVKTTTNKIQVSPLRGSQHRPNQQRHPTFGFTVKWSFSDSVTVFTGQCFVDEKGNEILKTMWLQRSHVDNIKDDWKATR; from the exons ATGGTGCAAGTGACTCCACTCCTCCTGATACTCGGCATGGTGCTGGTGGCTCCTGGCTACTCTGCAAAAAAG TGTGTGCTGACTGGGCGCTGGATGAATGAACTGGGCTCCAACATGACCATCATGCCCGTGAATGGAAAAGGCGAATTCTGGGGCTTCTACCATACGGCCGTGAAAACCACCACGAACAAGATCCAGGTGTCACCCCTCCGGGGATCCCAGCACCGCCCGAACCAGCAGAGGCATCCCACCTTCGGCTTCACTGTCAAATGGAGCTTTTCAG ACTCTGTCACCGTCTTCACCGGCCAGTGCTTTGTGGATGAGAAGGGAAATGAGATTTTGAAGACCATGTGGCTCCAGCGGTCACATGTGGACAACATCAAGGACGATTGGAAGGCCACCAGGTGA
- the LOC126036547 gene encoding LOW QUALITY PROTEIN: uncharacterized protein LOC126036547 (The sequence of the model RefSeq protein was modified relative to this genomic sequence to represent the inferred CDS: inserted 2 bases in 2 codons) has protein sequence MDARETVGVCDSAPSRVEGIEKLYDLLEDYRSCPSVQGQDGVKNHWFQPQSVVDRIRILQKEAKVKKGKGKAIICAVLGVSLAAAMEERKQKSGQSDMIRSLQKQLQESKQLLEEERKLVRVLKRELKNQLSRETEVDTPPVEKRTQQIYPQRDLQRAKETVEXPPRDVRPVIKTEYVYEDSSDDHPQVITKEAPYTATELAKLRKGFSRMAKESETEYVWRVSLSGGDGILLSEKEAEEYWGPGVFLTTGDHRAPWSLTQRAAYWAGGLNPMERGDPLAITDTVDQLLESVQKAACIRMMYDRELKPHQGSPIMLPVDPKRMTILIWGLPDSLRPIGIQLQGRILNTPNGERTMSVLEGRMSPDHRWPGTWGEVAQELINLERKYGPVGGSSQRTENKIVRRLSGRLLAPGRERPLSRQGLWQLGXSKGVPWDLMDGLSTQRLEELVQNWSGQKAISKPTPSAPPLISLEDESTKEEKVAGN, from the exons ATGGATGCTCGGGAAACTGTTGGTGTTTGTGATTCTGCACCCTCACGGGTTGAAGGAATAGAGAAACTATATGATCTTTTAGAGGACTACCGATCTTGCCCCTCAGTCCAGGGACAAGACGGGGTGAAAAACCACTGGTTTCAACCACAGAGTGTGGTGGATCGGATAAGAATCTTGCAGAAGGAAGCTAAggttaaaaaagggaagggaaaagcaataATTTGTGCAGTGCTGGGAGTGAGTCTGGCAGCCGCGATggaagagaggaagcagaagtCTGGTCAAAGTGACATGATCAGAAGCCTGCAGAAGCAACTGCAAGAAAGTAAACAGTtgttggaggaggaaaggaaacttgttagggttttaaaaagagaattaaagaatCAACTTTCGAGAGAGACGGAGGTAGACACGCCTCCTGTGGAGAAAAGGACACAGCAAATCTATCCTCAGAGGGATTTGCAAAGGGCAAAAGAGACCGTAG AGCCCCCCCGCGACGTGCGTCCAGTGATTAAAACCGAGTATGTGTATGAGGACAGTAGCGACGACCATCCTCAGGTTATCACTAAAGAAGCCCCATATACAGCAACTGAATTAGCAAAATTGAGAAAAGGTTTTTCAAGGATGGCAAAGGAATCTGAGACGGAGTACGTGTGGAGAGTGTCTTTGTCAGGAGGAGATGGAATCTTGttgtcagagaaagaagcagaagaatattgGGGTCCAGGTGTGTTTCTAACAACTGGTGATCACCGGGCCCCATGGTCATTGACTCAGAGAGCTGCGTACTGGGCTGGAGGGCTGAACCCTATGGAACGGGGAGATCCCCTTGCCATAACCGATACGGTGGATCAGCTGCTAGAAAGTGTGCAAAAGGCGGCATGTATCAGGATGATGTATGACCGGGAGCTCAAGCCCCATCAGGGCTCCCCGATAATGCTGCCTGTGGACCCAAAGAGGATGACTATTCTGATATGGGGGCTTCCTGACTCTCTGAGACCAATTGGGATCCAATTGCAAGGGAGAATTCTAAACACCCCCAATGGAGAAAGGACTATGTCCGTTCTGGAGGGGAGAATGTCCCCTGACCATCGATGGCCAGGGACATGGGGAGAGGTAGCTCAGGAATTGATTAACTTGGAGAGAAAATACGGCCCTGTTGGTGGATCGTCTCAAAGGACTGAAAACAAGATCGTACGGCGACTTAGTGGGCGGCTATTAGCCCCTGGAAGAGAGAGGCCCCTAAGTCGACAGGGACTATGGCAACTAG GTTCAAAAGGTGTTCCCTGGGACTTGATGGATGGGCTCTCGACCCAAAGACTGGAGGAGCTTGTGCAGAATTGGTCAGGGCAAAAGGCCATTTCCAAACCAACCCCTAGTGCCCCACCCTTGATAAGCCTGGAGGACGAGTCGACTaaggaggagaaggtggcaggAAACTAG